A genomic region of Metopolophium dirhodum isolate CAU chromosome 1, ASM1992520v1, whole genome shotgun sequence contains the following coding sequences:
- the LOC132935370 gene encoding oxysterol-binding protein-related protein 11, giving the protein MDTGGIEFLSQIQEGQLYKYTNVVKGWQHRWFIVDPREGTLSYFLSENDTKQQPRGFIFLESAVVSPSDEDSNTFSVNSWNGECYKLRAVDARARQDWVNRLRAAAEYHSQKNVQKYSRTNYVYDFCPSGVKRSLANARQYLSQAENNFIDMARVIEKLPSQGPRLRNTDPDLLIIKATSQSMMCALENCYKILQHSSIEQPIIRTYSFLNSKQSSLATHSKRKSHTTST; this is encoded by the exons ATGGACACGGGTGGTATAGAGTTTTTGTCACAAATTCAAGAAGGACAACTGTACAAGTACACAAATGTGGTCAAAGGATGGCAACACAGGTGGTTTATAGTGGACCCGAGAGAAGGAACGCTAAGTTATTTTTTG AGTGAAAATGATACAAAGCAACAACCACGgggatttatttttttggaatctGCTGTTGTATCTCCAAGTGATGAGgattcaaatacattttctgTGAACTCTTGGAATGGTGAATGTTATAAGCTAAGAGCTGTTGATGCGCGAGCTAGACAAGATTGGGTGAATCGTTTGAGAGCTGCTGCTGAGTATCATTcccaa aaaaatgtacaaaaatattcacgaacaaattatgtatatgatTTTTGTCCAAGTGGTGTTAAAAGATCATTGGCCAACGCACGACAATACTTATCTCAAgctgaaaacaattttattgacatggCTAGAGTCATAGAGAAGTTACCATCTCAAG gtCCACGCTTAAGAAATACTGATCCAgacttgttaataataaaagcaACATCGCAGTCAATGATGTGTGCGTTAGAAAACTGTTATAAGATTCTACAACATTCGAGCATAGAACAACCAATCATTCGaacttattcatttttgaattcaaaacaGTCTTCCTTAGCTACACattcaaaaagaaaatcacATACAACAAGTacttaa
- the LOC132933507 gene encoding uncharacterized protein LOC132933507: MSNHVCDAVRHKTKKFSFKRKPFNVNQTGQVGKVHEHHKQPEASQPNQAEKQTPEPRKPTTETRKPTPETRKLTPETGKLTPETGNYPECVSMCKSQNEQTEKITDNDVAMPDGFENKATQTRICCIHNRCKRKQRRRNGNFFQDTWSCLTKLCK, encoded by the exons atgtCTAATCATGTTTGTGATGCCGTTAggcataaaactaaaaaattcagCTTTAAGAGAAAGCCTTTTAATGTGAATCAAACTGGACAGGTGGGTAAAGTGCATGAACACCATAAACAGCCAGAGGCTAGTCAACCAAATCAGGCCGAAAAGCAGACACCAGAACCAAGAAAACCGACCACAGAAACCAGAAAACCGACACCAGAAACCAGAAAATTGACACCAGAAACCGGAAAATTGACACCAGAAACCGGAAACTATCCAGAATGTGTTAGTATGTGTAAAAGCCAAAACGaacaaactgaaaaaataacTGATAATGATGTTGCAAtg CCTGACGGATTTGAAAATAAAGCAACGCAAACAAGAATTTGTTGTATTCATAATCGTTGCAAGAGAAAACAGCGGAGACGAAACGGAAATTTCTTTCAAGACACGTGGTCTTGTTTAACgaaattgtgtaaataa